From a single Rosa rugosa chromosome 7, drRosRugo1.1, whole genome shotgun sequence genomic region:
- the LOC133720176 gene encoding uncharacterized protein LOC133720176, whose product MLGAIERFEMEYKSIKKGWDLGAKELWDQMVKMRTETTLHDGTRTMNDDEICAKVLGVKSGYIKGCGFGPRPPPSSTSQSSLDEMSEKNKELEDKLEETQDTIKAQQEKIDAQNVLIQELQKQGKKFSSSWQPL is encoded by the exons ATGCTAGGTGCAATTGAACGCTTTGAAATGGAGTACAAAAGCATTAAAAAAGGTTGGGACTTGGGAGCGAAAGAATTATGG GATCAAATGGTTAAGATGCGAACTGAGACAACCCTTCATGATGGGACTCGAACTATGAATGATGATGAAATATGTGCAAAGGTTCTTGGAGTAAAATCAGGCTACATCAAGGGTTGTGGTTTTGGCCCTAGGCCTCCACCATCTAGCACTTCTCAATCGTCACTAGATGAAATGTCTGAGAAGAATAAAGAGTTAGAAGATAAACTTGAAGAGACCCAAGATACTATAAAGGCTCAACAAGAAAAGATTGATGCACAAAACGTGCTGATCCAAGAATTGCAGAAGCAAGGCAAAAAGTTTAGCAGTTCATGGCAACCTTTATGA